One part of the Sporosarcina ureae genome encodes these proteins:
- a CDS encoding peptidoglycan DD-metalloendopeptidase family protein, with the protein MKWKTKWIIAIVLMVSVVGLSKLEERQLVNIPITQYVTTGKDFVVMKKWVSSWMADDEVITVSGDSVFNPFETYESFQPYQDGAIISYTQPMSITSQGSGLVVFTGYTRQSGKTVTVQYDNGDEVTYGFVGSFSTLPYTAVKLGDEIAMMDEEAVYIRVKRNGIPLEPTVLATYMSDGQQ; encoded by the coding sequence ATGAAATGGAAAACAAAATGGATCATCGCTATTGTGCTGATGGTATCTGTTGTAGGTTTATCAAAACTTGAAGAACGCCAGCTAGTTAATATACCGATAACGCAATATGTAACGACTGGAAAAGACTTTGTGGTGATGAAGAAGTGGGTTTCTTCTTGGATGGCAGATGATGAAGTCATCACGGTATCTGGGGATTCCGTATTTAATCCGTTTGAGACGTATGAATCGTTCCAACCTTATCAGGACGGTGCCATTATCTCGTATACTCAACCGATGTCGATTACGTCGCAAGGAAGTGGGCTAGTCGTCTTCACGGGCTACACAAGGCAGTCAGGCAAGACGGTGACCGTTCAGTACGATAACGGCGACGAAGTGACGTATGGATTCGTAGGGTCGTTCTCGACGCTTCCTTACACCGCTGTGAAGCTTGGGGATGAGATTGCGATGATGGACGAGGAAGCGGTGTACATCCGCGTGAAACGCAATGGGATTCCGCTCGAGCCTACAGTACTCGCAACGTATATGTCGGACGGTCAGCAATGA
- the mreD gene encoding rod shape-determining protein MreD gives MIRFIIPVIAGLLFFLEPIFSLFSPIEISGDLYILVPRFVIVYLIFIATYYNSKRAIIYGFILGLLYDMYHIDIIGLYTFMYPLICYVAALVIRQIERHTVTVMVLSLVMIVLLELLSYFFASVIALTFIDFGEFFTHRLVPTMIANSLFIVMFGYLFKQITEKRFFQKQAGF, from the coding sequence ATGATCCGATTCATCATTCCTGTGATTGCTGGACTCTTGTTTTTCCTGGAACCGATTTTCAGTCTGTTTTCACCGATTGAAATAAGCGGAGATTTGTATATTTTGGTGCCAAGGTTCGTAATCGTCTATTTAATTTTCATTGCGACGTATTATAATAGCAAGCGAGCGATTATTTACGGATTTATCCTTGGACTGTTGTATGATATGTATCATATTGATATTATTGGATTATACACATTCATGTATCCGCTGATTTGTTACGTTGCTGCGTTAGTAATTCGACAAATTGAGCGTCATACGGTGACAGTTATGGTATTATCATTAGTAATGATTGTGTTACTGGAATTGTTGTCGTACTTTTTTGCTAGTGTGATTGCGTTGACTTTTATTGATTTCGGTGAATTTTTCACGCATCGACTAGTTCCGACAATGATTGCGAACTCATTATTCATCGTAATGTTCGGTTATCTATTCAAACAGATTACAGAAAAAAGATTTTTTCAAAAGCAAGCAGGTTTTTAA
- a CDS encoding Spo0B domain-containing protein: MGKNELNVSQAVKFSRHDHMNDLQLILMNIDMGKYTEARNCILEKTADMQREALLQKLCMPLTEEWITTLAWRYPALMVQLYCEITEKIDSSEIDEVLVDYLEQVVLAVESKIQRYADCPVTLEVTTDTASWSIQLTFTELYAKQLDIPEHSSQLTVEVHGEPNQWTFTISGQLGGL; the protein is encoded by the coding sequence ATGGGGAAGAATGAGCTAAATGTGTCGCAAGCAGTGAAATTTAGTCGACACGATCACATGAACGATCTGCAATTGATCCTTATGAATATCGATATGGGGAAATATACAGAAGCGCGAAATTGCATCCTTGAGAAAACAGCAGACATGCAACGTGAGGCATTGCTTCAGAAATTATGCATGCCGCTTACTGAGGAATGGATTACGACACTAGCGTGGCGCTATCCGGCATTGATGGTGCAACTGTATTGTGAGATTACGGAAAAAATTGATTCAAGTGAAATTGACGAAGTGTTGGTCGATTACTTGGAGCAAGTAGTGCTGGCTGTGGAATCAAAAATTCAGCGCTACGCAGATTGTCCCGTGACACTAGAAGTCACGACAGACACTGCATCTTGGAGTATTCAATTGACATTTACCGAGCTGTACGCGAAGCAACTAGACATCCCAGAACATTCATCACAGCTTACGGTCGAAGTCCACGGTGAACCGAATCAATGGACGTTTACTATCAGTGGACAATTAGGAGGATTATAA
- the mreC gene encoding rod shape-determining protein MreC has translation MPRFFSNKRLIILLVGVIVLVALIAFSLRDRNHANVPEQAVKDVVGFGQSLVTKPAHFVTGLIENIDTMLNTYEENKRLKERLETYAAMEAELVDVKANNVKLRGIIDKQEDLRAFEPIQSTVISRNPDQWEEKVIIDKGTTSGVGVNMAVMTAQGLIGKVILSTPFTSTVELISTENSAFRVAAMVVGEEEMFGLIEGYDRASRQLIMKRIDSSFKVKKGMQVTSSGLGGIFPKGILIGEVTEVSTDDFGLTKLAYIKPAASFSQLDHVMIAKRTMTVVDGTDGGNSADAKGDDES, from the coding sequence ATGCCGCGTTTTTTTTCCAATAAACGATTAATCATTTTATTAGTAGGAGTAATCGTCCTAGTGGCATTAATTGCATTTTCACTTCGTGACCGAAATCATGCAAATGTACCGGAACAAGCAGTGAAAGATGTCGTAGGTTTCGGGCAGTCGCTCGTTACGAAACCAGCCCACTTTGTGACGGGACTCATTGAGAATATTGATACGATGCTTAATACATACGAAGAAAACAAACGATTAAAAGAGCGTCTGGAAACGTATGCCGCTATGGAAGCGGAGTTAGTAGATGTGAAAGCGAATAATGTGAAGTTGCGGGGAATTATTGATAAACAAGAGGACCTGCGTGCATTTGAGCCGATCCAGTCTACGGTGATCTCGCGTAATCCCGATCAATGGGAAGAGAAGGTCATCATCGATAAAGGAACGACGTCTGGAGTGGGCGTCAATATGGCGGTCATGACAGCGCAAGGATTGATCGGGAAAGTGATTCTATCGACTCCTTTTACGTCTACAGTTGAATTGATTTCAACGGAAAATAGTGCTTTCCGTGTGGCGGCAATGGTTGTAGGTGAAGAGGAAATGTTCGGTTTGATCGAAGGATATGATCGAGCTTCCCGACAATTGATCATGAAGCGGATTGATTCGAGCTTTAAAGTAAAAAAAGGAATGCAAGTGACGTCTTCTGGTCTCGGAGGAATCTTCCCGAAAGGTATTTTAATAGGGGAAGTAACTGAAGTTTCTACGGATGACTTTGGTCTGACGAAATTAGCGTATATCAAACCGGCAGCAAGCTTCTCGCAACTCGATCATGTGATGATTGCGAAGCGGACGATGACGGTTGTGGATGGTACGGACGGAGGCAACTCCGCGGATGCTAAAGGGGACGATGAATCATGA
- the radC gene encoding RadC family protein, whose protein sequence is MPLDLAPQMMIRDVHIADRPRERLIREGAGNLSNQELLAILLRTGSRSESVLVLANRVLSTIDRLQDLKELTVDEMTKIKGIGEAKAVQLLAAAELGKRLYRTAPHERYKIRSPEDAANYLMTDMSSLNQEHFVVLFLNVKNEVLHKQTIFIGSLNSSIVHPREVFREAFKRSAASMIISHNHPSGDTTPSREDIEVTKRLMEAGQIMGVDVLDHIIIGDQKFISLKDKGYI, encoded by the coding sequence ATGCCACTTGATTTGGCACCGCAGATGATGATCCGCGATGTGCATATCGCTGACAGGCCCCGTGAACGGCTGATTCGGGAAGGGGCAGGCAATTTATCCAATCAAGAATTGTTGGCGATCTTGTTGCGTACAGGCTCACGTTCAGAGTCTGTATTAGTGCTTGCGAACCGTGTGTTGTCAACAATTGACCGTTTGCAGGATTTGAAAGAGTTGACAGTTGATGAGATGACAAAGATTAAAGGGATCGGTGAAGCGAAGGCGGTGCAGTTGCTTGCGGCAGCGGAACTTGGCAAGCGTTTGTATCGGACAGCACCGCATGAACGGTATAAGATTCGTTCACCGGAAGATGCTGCGAATTATTTGATGACGGATATGTCGTCGTTGAATCAAGAACATTTTGTGGTGTTGTTTTTAAATGTAAAAAATGAAGTACTACATAAGCAGACGATTTTCATTGGCAGTTTGAATTCTTCCATCGTGCATCCGCGTGAAGTGTTTCGAGAAGCGTTTAAACGTTCGGCTGCGTCGATGATTATTTCCCATAATCATCCGAGCGGTGACACCACGCCTTCGAGGGAAGATATCGAGGTGACGAAACGCCTCATGGAAGCGGGGCAGATCATGGGTGTGGATGTGCTTGATCATATTATCATCGGGGATCAGAAATTCATTAGTTTAAAAGACAAAGGATACATCTAA
- the rplU gene encoding 50S ribosomal protein L21 has translation MYAIIETGGKQIKVEAGQEIFIEKIAGEADEVVTFDKVLMVGGDDVKVGAPFVEGATVTGKVVKQGRAKKIVVFKYKAKKNYRKKQGHRQPYTKIVIDGINL, from the coding sequence ATGTACGCAATTATTGAAACTGGTGGAAAACAAATCAAAGTTGAAGCGGGCCAAGAAATCTTCATTGAGAAGATTGCTGGTGAAGCTGATGAAGTGGTAACTTTTGACAAGGTGCTAATGGTGGGCGGAGATGACGTTAAAGTCGGTGCTCCATTCGTAGAAGGCGCAACTGTAACAGGTAAAGTTGTCAAGCAAGGCCGCGCAAAGAAAATTGTTGTTTTCAAATATAAGGCGAAGAAAAACTATCGCAAAAAGCAAGGACACCGTCAGCCATACACGAAAATCGTTATTGACGGAATCAATCTGTAA
- the minC gene encoding septum site-determining protein MinC produces the protein MTKSQLITIKGTKDGLVLRLDDHCAFSDLLGELKEKVQSSVLEGVSEVQLHLGHRYCDEKDMNKIQSVIHTSPHLRVSKVHSDVISLKECERKLIEKQSETYIGIVRSGQVVKADGDLVIIGDVNQSGQVIAGGSIYVLGRVKGIAHAGAQGNKDAVIAASWLEATHLKIADKIEIMTDELTVLSEQPEMECAYLQKNGQIAIDRLQELRYLRPDLATFKGGI, from the coding sequence GTGACGAAATCACAGTTGATAACGATAAAAGGTACAAAAGACGGCTTAGTTTTACGATTGGATGATCATTGCGCATTTTCCGATTTACTAGGTGAGTTGAAAGAAAAAGTACAGAGCAGTGTGCTCGAAGGTGTGTCTGAAGTGCAGTTGCATCTAGGGCATCGTTATTGTGACGAGAAAGACATGAACAAAATTCAATCGGTCATTCATACTTCCCCTCATTTGCGAGTTTCGAAGGTACATAGTGACGTCATTTCGTTAAAAGAGTGTGAGAGAAAGTTGATCGAGAAGCAGTCCGAAACCTATATAGGAATCGTTCGATCGGGTCAAGTCGTAAAGGCTGATGGCGATTTGGTTATTATCGGTGATGTCAATCAGAGTGGGCAAGTCATTGCAGGCGGCAGTATTTATGTACTCGGTCGTGTCAAAGGCATTGCACATGCGGGCGCACAAGGCAATAAAGACGCAGTCATTGCTGCATCTTGGCTGGAGGCGACGCATCTGAAAATTGCGGATAAGATCGAGATCATGACCGACGAATTGACGGTTCTTTCTGAGCAACCTGAAATGGAATGTGCGTATCTTCAAAAGAATGGGCAGATTGCGATAGACCGTCTTCAGGAGCTCCGATATTTACGTCCGGACCTTGCTACATTTAAGGGAGGTATATAA
- a CDS encoding rod shape-determining protein, producing the protein MFGFRSRNVGIDLGTANTLVFIKDKGIVLREPSVVAKNTTTGEIVAVGSEAHAMIGRTPSSVVAIRPMREGVIADFETTTDMIRHYLKEALKSTGTSWTKPTVMVCVPYGITSVEQRAVTDAAIQAGAKAAYTIEEPFAAAIGADLPVWEPTGSMVVDIGGGTTEVAIISLGGIVTSTSIRVGGDSMDTAIITYIRKEYKLMIGERTAENIKMQIGSAFDLDKTEKMDIHGRDLLTGLPKTMEINSQEITKALREPMDLIIEGMRKTLEQTPPELASDVMERGIVLTGGGSLLRNLDKAISEETKMPAFVAENTLDCVVIGTGKALDNLELIKKIQS; encoded by the coding sequence TTGTTTGGTTTCAGATCACGAAACGTAGGAATTGACTTGGGAACAGCCAATACTCTAGTTTTCATTAAAGATAAAGGTATTGTGCTAAGGGAGCCATCTGTCGTAGCGAAAAATACGACGACTGGTGAAATCGTTGCAGTAGGCAGTGAAGCACATGCGATGATCGGACGTACTCCGAGCTCAGTCGTGGCTATTCGACCGATGCGAGAAGGAGTTATTGCAGATTTTGAAACAACAACGGATATGATTCGTCATTATTTAAAAGAAGCGTTAAAGTCAACTGGCACTTCTTGGACGAAGCCGACTGTGATGGTTTGTGTGCCTTACGGTATTACGTCAGTCGAACAGCGTGCAGTGACAGATGCTGCAATTCAGGCGGGTGCAAAAGCTGCGTATACGATTGAAGAGCCATTTGCGGCTGCGATTGGTGCGGATTTACCTGTATGGGAACCAACCGGCAGTATGGTCGTCGATATAGGTGGAGGAACAACAGAAGTTGCTATTATTTCGCTCGGCGGTATTGTAACGAGCACATCGATCCGTGTAGGTGGAGATTCCATGGATACGGCTATCATAACGTACATCCGTAAAGAATATAAATTGATGATCGGTGAACGTACAGCTGAAAACATCAAAATGCAAATCGGTTCGGCGTTTGATTTGGATAAAACCGAAAAAATGGATATTCACGGCCGTGACTTGTTGACGGGTCTGCCGAAAACGATGGAGATTAATTCACAGGAAATCACGAAAGCATTGCGTGAGCCTATGGATTTGATTATTGAAGGTATGCGGAAGACGCTTGAGCAGACACCACCTGAATTGGCGTCAGACGTCATGGAGCGTGGAATTGTCTTAACAGGTGGCGGTTCATTACTTCGTAACCTTGATAAAGCGATTTCCGAAGAAACTAAAATGCCTGCATTCGTTGCAGAAAACACGCTCGACTGTGTCGTGATTGGAACAGGTAAAGCGCTGGATAATTTAGAACTGATCAAGAAGATTCAGTCATAA
- the rpmA gene encoding 50S ribosomal protein L27: MLRLDLQFFASKKGVGSTKNGRDSHSKRLGAKRADGQHVSGGSILYRQRGTKIHPGENVGRGGDDTLFAKVDGVVRFERLGRDKKKVSVYPAATQEA, translated from the coding sequence ATGTTACGTTTGGATCTTCAGTTTTTCGCATCGAAAAAAGGAGTAGGTTCTACTAAGAACGGTCGTGACTCACATTCGAAACGTCTTGGCGCTAAGCGCGCAGATGGACAGCATGTTTCAGGTGGATCAATCCTTTATCGCCAGCGCGGAACAAAAATTCACCCAGGTGAAAACGTTGGTCGCGGTGGAGATGATACTCTATTCGCAAAAGTTGACGGCGTCGTTCGTTTTGAACGTCTTGGCCGCGACAAAAAGAAAGTCAGTGTCTACCCAGCAGCAACTCAAGAAGCTTAA
- a CDS encoding metalloprotease: MKYRIHPVLLPIFLFFMIVGGVSLYAMLLFSLLFHEVGHVLAARHVGMKIRSCTILPYGGELQFVNRQLASKRQRLIVALGGPVATAVLLLLGTYLSFPGEAQFVKIQLILLSVNLLPILPLDGGQVVSVLLETEETKYTTRSNFLLYSIIASASLCVFFIAYLPASLPLVIITSFLAVQNIISYRFRRYERVFEQLTRKETSFF, translated from the coding sequence ATGAAGTACCGTATTCATCCGGTATTATTACCGATCTTTTTATTTTTCATGATCGTCGGTGGTGTGTCATTGTACGCAATGCTCTTATTCTCTTTACTTTTTCATGAAGTAGGACACGTATTGGCCGCACGACACGTCGGAATGAAAATTAGGAGTTGTACTATTTTACCGTATGGAGGGGAATTGCAATTTGTTAATCGGCAGCTGGCAAGTAAACGGCAACGGCTGATCGTGGCGCTCGGTGGACCTGTCGCGACAGCCGTTCTGTTACTACTTGGCACGTATTTGTCATTCCCGGGAGAAGCGCAGTTCGTGAAGATTCAACTGATCTTACTGAGCGTCAATTTATTACCTATCTTGCCACTTGATGGCGGACAAGTCGTCTCGGTTTTACTTGAAACGGAAGAAACAAAATATACCACGCGCTCAAACTTCTTACTGTATTCCATCATTGCGTCCGCATCACTTTGTGTGTTCTTCATTGCCTACTTGCCAGCCAGTTTGCCACTCGTTATCATTACGTCGTTTTTAGCGGTTCAAAATATTATTTCGTATCGTTTTAGGAGGTATGAGCGAGTCTTTGAACAACTGACTAGAAAAGAGACTTCCTTCTTTTAA
- a CDS encoding ribosomal-processing cysteine protease Prp has translation MIHVRIIKEPSGRISVFEMDGHANFAEHGQDLVCAGASAVSFGAVNAIMQLTSIEPDVEQGTDGGYLRVAFPVTEQDAEVQLLLNAMIISLQTIELDYADFIKLSFEK, from the coding sequence ATGATACATGTCAGAATTATAAAAGAGCCTTCTGGGCGCATCTCAGTCTTTGAGATGGATGGTCATGCAAACTTTGCAGAACACGGACAAGATCTAGTTTGTGCTGGTGCTTCTGCCGTATCATTTGGTGCGGTGAATGCCATTATGCAATTGACTTCGATCGAACCTGATGTCGAGCAAGGGACGGATGGCGGATACTTACGTGTGGCGTTTCCGGTAACGGAACAAGATGCTGAAGTTCAGCTGCTCCTGAATGCTATGATTATTTCTTTACAAACGATTGAATTAGACTATGCAGATTTTATAAAATTATCCTTTGAAAAGTAG
- a CDS encoding Maf family protein — protein sequence MKFTSIKPIVLASSSPRRKELLQLAGIDFAVRPSDVDEDVPFTPEEPYEYAVRLSERKAHAVFESQEEIIIAADTIVVREGKVFPKPEDDQQAIDFLMELSGELHEVITGVTILAKGKIIQFSGLSQVKFRKLDEELVRAYVKSGDASDKAGAYGIQTQGMLFVENMVGDYQNIVGLPVSDLVNRMRGEGLLMLEGGDT from the coding sequence ATGAAATTTACAAGTATAAAACCTATTGTTCTCGCTTCTTCTTCGCCGAGACGTAAAGAACTATTGCAGTTGGCAGGAATTGATTTTGCGGTGAGACCGAGTGATGTTGATGAGGATGTGCCGTTCACGCCTGAAGAACCGTATGAATATGCGGTGCGTTTATCGGAGCGAAAGGCGCATGCGGTATTTGAGTCACAGGAGGAGATCATCATTGCGGCGGATACGATTGTGGTAAGAGAAGGCAAAGTATTCCCGAAGCCTGAAGACGATCAGCAAGCTATCGATTTCTTAATGGAGTTATCTGGAGAGTTACATGAAGTAATTACGGGTGTGACGATCCTTGCGAAGGGCAAGATAATCCAGTTTTCCGGTTTATCGCAAGTGAAGTTCAGAAAACTGGATGAAGAACTCGTTCGTGCATATGTGAAATCGGGTGACGCTTCGGATAAAGCAGGAGCGTATGGCATCCAGACGCAAGGGATGTTGTTTGTGGAAAATATGGTAGGCGATTATCAAAACATTGTCGGGTTGCCGGTCAGTGATCTGGTCAATCGGATGCGTGGGGAAGGTTTGCTGATGTTAGAAGGCGGTGACACGTAA
- the minD gene encoding septum site-determining protein MinD, whose product MGEAIVITSGKGGVGKTTTSANLGTALALQGKKVCLIDTDIGLRNLDVILGLENRIIYDLVDVVEERCKVHQALVKDKRFEDRLFLLPAAQTTDKSAVNPEQMKKLVLELKQDYDYVLIDCPAGIEQGFKNAISGADRAIVVTTPEISAVRDADRIIGLLEAEEGLEPPKLIINRIRSGMMESGETLDVNEITTHLSIDLLGIVMDDQNVISASNKGEPVVMDPTNPAAIGYRNIARRILGESVPLMTMEKSKSGFFGKIKNMFGK is encoded by the coding sequence TTGGGAGAAGCAATTGTTATTACTTCTGGTAAAGGTGGCGTTGGTAAAACAACAACGTCAGCCAATCTAGGCACCGCTCTTGCGTTACAAGGGAAAAAAGTGTGTTTAATCGATACAGATATCGGTCTGCGTAACTTGGACGTTATTCTTGGCTTAGAAAACCGGATCATTTATGATTTGGTCGATGTGGTGGAAGAGCGTTGTAAAGTACACCAGGCTCTTGTGAAGGACAAGCGTTTCGAAGATCGACTGTTCTTGCTGCCAGCAGCACAGACGACTGATAAGAGTGCCGTAAATCCTGAACAGATGAAGAAGCTCGTTTTGGAATTAAAGCAAGATTATGATTATGTCTTGATTGACTGCCCAGCAGGAATCGAACAAGGTTTCAAAAACGCTATTTCTGGTGCGGATCGCGCAATTGTCGTGACGACTCCAGAAATTTCCGCTGTACGTGACGCAGACCGAATTATTGGACTGCTAGAAGCGGAAGAAGGATTGGAACCGCCAAAATTGATTATCAATCGTATTAGAAGCGGCATGATGGAAAGCGGCGAAACATTAGATGTCAATGAAATCACGACGCATTTGTCGATTGATCTACTCGGTATCGTAATGGACGACCAAAACGTTATTTCTGCTTCAAATAAAGGTGAACCTGTCGTGATGGACCCGACAAACCCTGCAGCAATAGGCTATCGTAACATTGCCCGACGCATCTTAGGTGAGTCTGTGCCATTGATGACGATGGAGAAAAGTAAATCAGGATTCTTCGGTAAAATCAAAAACATGTTCGGCAAATAA